In the genome of Xanthomonas translucens pv. cerealis, one region contains:
- a CDS encoding nucleoside deaminase, with product MLYAQVHLTLPAWIHDAVDPQAVYPGDADKVALAVELSRRNVDAGSGGPFGAAVFGPDHRIISVGVNRVVPQTTSLAHAENMAYMLAQQRLQTPRLNAVLAPVTLATSAQPCCQCYGATIWAGIDRLLIGASAEDVMALTPFDEGPLPADWIGELERRGIEVVRGLHRDAACAVLRRYGELDSPRY from the coding sequence ATGCTCTACGCGCAAGTCCACCTCACCCTGCCCGCCTGGATCCACGATGCGGTCGATCCGCAGGCGGTCTATCCCGGCGACGCCGACAAGGTGGCACTGGCAGTGGAACTGTCGCGGCGGAACGTGGACGCCGGCAGCGGCGGCCCGTTCGGCGCGGCGGTGTTCGGCCCGGACCACCGCATCATCTCGGTCGGGGTGAACCGGGTGGTGCCGCAGACCACCTCGCTGGCGCATGCCGAGAACATGGCCTACATGCTCGCGCAACAGCGCCTGCAGACGCCGCGACTGAACGCTGTACTGGCGCCGGTGACCCTGGCGACCTCGGCGCAACCGTGCTGCCAGTGCTACGGCGCGACCATCTGGGCCGGCATCGATCGGCTGCTGATCGGCGCCAGCGCCGAGGACGTGATGGCGTTGACCCCGTTCGACGAAGGCCCGCTACCGGCGGACTGGATCGGCGAACTGGAACGCCGCGGCATCGAAGTGGTGCGCGGCCTGCACCGCGACGCCGCCTGCGCGGTGTTACGCCGCTACGGCGAACTCGACAGCCCCCGCTACTGA
- a CDS encoding STN domain-containing protein, whose protein sequence is MSATLRTSCISLALLALLAGCDMAPSSAPSQAAATPAPAPGSASTAAQGKCDAVPDHDYDMPAARLDETAQQLAHATGCSIVYDDPSLSPLQVNAVKGRISIRQAIHQAIDGTELHIKQETANTITVGRR, encoded by the coding sequence ATGTCCGCTACGTTGCGCACCTCCTGCATCAGCCTTGCCCTGCTCGCCCTGCTCGCCGGTTGCGACATGGCGCCGTCTTCCGCTCCTTCGCAAGCCGCTGCAACGCCCGCACCTGCTCCGGGATCTGCATCCACAGCGGCGCAAGGCAAGTGCGACGCCGTGCCCGACCACGACTACGACATGCCCGCCGCACGCTTAGATGAAACCGCGCAGCAGCTGGCGCATGCCACCGGTTGCAGCATCGTCTACGACGATCCGTCGCTGTCGCCGCTGCAGGTCAATGCGGTGAAGGGCCGAATCAGCATCCGCCAGGCGATCCACCAGGCCATCGACGGCACCGAGCTCCATATCAAGCAGGAAACCGCCAATACGATCACCGTCGGCCGCCGCTGA
- a CDS encoding glutamine--tRNA ligase/YqeY domain fusion protein: MSETPATDATAPAEKKDFIRQIVREDLASGKHAAIRTRFPPEPNGYLHIGHAKAICLDFGIAAEFAGRCNLRLDDTNPAKEDPEFVAAIQDDVRWLGFDWAELRHASDYFEVYYLAAEKLIRDGHAFVCDLSAEQVREYRGTLTEPGRNSPYRARSVEENLDLFRRMRAGEFPDGTRTLRARIDMASGNINLRDPALYRIKHVEHQNTGNAWPIYPMYDFAHALGDAVEGITHSLCTLEFEDHRPLYDWCVDKVDLAGHPELLQPLLDKGLPREAAKPRQIEFSRLNINYTVMSKRKLTQLVAEQLVDGWDDPRMYTLQGLRRRGYTPAALRLLVDRVGISKQNSVIDFSVLEGCLRENLDAAAPRRMAVIDPLKLVLGNLPEGHSETLLFSNHPKDESFGQREVPFSRELWIEREDFAEVPPKGWKRLVPGGEVRLRGAGIARVDEVIKNAAGEIVELRGWLDPESRPGMEGANRKIKGTIHWVSAAHALEAEIRLYDRLFSVEKPDDESDGKTYRDHLNPASKRRVCGYVEPAAAQAAPEQAFQFERSGYFVADRYDHSAATPVFNRSVTLRDTWTGGHGAA; this comes from the coding sequence ATGTCCGAGACCCCCGCCACCGACGCCACCGCCCCGGCCGAGAAGAAAGACTTCATCCGCCAGATCGTCCGCGAGGACCTGGCCAGCGGCAAGCACGCGGCCATCCGTACCCGCTTCCCGCCCGAGCCCAATGGCTACCTGCACATCGGCCACGCCAAGGCGATCTGCCTGGATTTCGGCATCGCCGCCGAGTTCGCCGGGCGCTGCAACCTGCGCTTGGACGACACCAATCCGGCCAAGGAAGACCCCGAGTTCGTCGCCGCGATCCAGGACGACGTGCGCTGGCTGGGCTTCGACTGGGCCGAACTGCGCCACGCCTCGGACTACTTCGAGGTGTACTACCTGGCTGCCGAGAAGCTGATCCGCGACGGCCACGCCTTCGTCTGCGACCTGAGCGCCGAGCAGGTGCGCGAATACCGCGGCACGCTGACCGAGCCGGGCCGCAATTCGCCGTACCGCGCGCGCAGCGTCGAAGAGAACCTGGACCTGTTCCGGCGCATGCGCGCCGGCGAGTTCCCCGACGGCACACGCACCCTGCGCGCCAGGATCGACATGGCCAGCGGCAACATCAACCTGCGCGACCCGGCGCTGTACCGGATCAAGCACGTCGAGCACCAGAACACCGGCAACGCCTGGCCGATCTACCCGATGTACGACTTCGCGCACGCGCTGGGCGACGCGGTGGAAGGCATCACCCACTCGCTGTGCACGCTGGAATTCGAAGACCATCGCCCGCTGTACGACTGGTGCGTGGACAAGGTCGACCTGGCCGGCCATCCCGAGCTGCTGCAGCCGCTGCTGGACAAAGGCCTGCCGCGCGAGGCGGCCAAGCCGCGGCAGATCGAGTTCTCGCGTTTGAACATCAACTACACGGTGATGAGCAAGCGCAAGCTGACCCAGCTGGTGGCCGAGCAGTTGGTCGATGGCTGGGACGACCCGCGCATGTACACCCTGCAGGGCCTGCGCCGGCGCGGCTACACGCCGGCGGCGCTACGCCTGCTGGTGGACCGGGTCGGCATCAGCAAGCAGAACTCGGTGATCGACTTCTCGGTGCTGGAAGGCTGCCTGCGCGAAAACCTGGATGCGGCGGCGCCGCGGCGCATGGCGGTGATCGACCCGCTCAAGCTGGTGCTGGGCAATCTGCCCGAAGGCCACAGCGAGACGTTGCTCTTCTCCAACCATCCCAAGGACGAGAGCTTCGGCCAGCGCGAGGTGCCGTTCTCGCGCGAACTGTGGATCGAGCGCGAGGATTTCGCCGAAGTCCCGCCCAAGGGCTGGAAGCGGCTGGTACCGGGCGGCGAAGTGCGCCTGCGCGGCGCCGGCATCGCCCGCGTCGATGAGGTGATCAAGAACGCTGCCGGTGAGATCGTCGAGCTGCGCGGCTGGCTGGATCCGGAATCGCGTCCCGGCATGGAAGGCGCCAACCGCAAAATCAAGGGCACCATCCATTGGGTCAGCGCCGCGCATGCGCTGGAGGCGGAAATCCGCCTGTACGACCGCCTGTTCTCGGTAGAGAAGCCCGACGACGAATCCGACGGCAAGACCTACCGCGATCATCTCAACCCGGCCTCCAAGCGCCGCGTATGCGGCTACGTTGAGCCGGCCGCCGCGCAGGCCGCGCCGGAGCAGGCGTTCCAGTTCGAGCGCAGCGGCTACTTCGTCGCCGACCGCTACGACCACAGCGCGGCCACGCCGGTGTTCAACCGCAGCGTGACCCTGCGCGACACCTGGACCGGCGGTCACGGCGCCGCCTGA
- a CDS encoding DMT family transporter, with amino-acid sequence MRKGLWAGVGSGIAAGASWGLVFLAPQLLAGFSPLQLAVSRYLAYGTVAALLLAPRWRVATGALGAPEWAALLRLSLLGNIVYYVLLGSAVQWAGGAATALIIGLLPAVVTVLGSRAAGAMHFRRLAAPCALCVLGVALVAAQTLDTAHPAQTNVGTRAAGLACAVGALACWSVYSIKNARWLTRRPDISGRDWSLLTGVVTSTLTLTLAIPAFAFDHGHAAAEWTRFWSVAIVLGVFASVIGNACWNRASRLLPLTLVGQMIVFETVFALLYGFLWEARWPTPLESLAIACLLGGVLWCAWLHAPPQVRKPDATLG; translated from the coding sequence ATGCGCAAGGGTTTGTGGGCGGGAGTGGGCAGCGGCATCGCCGCGGGCGCGTCGTGGGGACTGGTGTTCCTGGCGCCGCAGTTGCTCGCCGGGTTCTCGCCGCTGCAGCTTGCCGTGTCGCGCTACCTGGCCTACGGCACGGTCGCCGCGCTGCTGCTGGCGCCGCGCTGGCGCGTCGCCACCGGTGCGCTCGGAGCGCCGGAATGGGCGGCGCTGCTGCGGCTGAGCCTGCTCGGCAACATCGTCTACTACGTGTTGCTGGGCAGCGCGGTGCAATGGGCTGGCGGTGCGGCCACCGCCTTGATCATCGGCCTGCTCCCGGCGGTGGTCACAGTGCTCGGTTCGCGCGCGGCCGGCGCGATGCACTTCCGCCGTTTGGCCGCGCCGTGCGCGTTGTGCGTCCTCGGGGTAGCGCTGGTCGCGGCGCAGACGCTGGACACCGCGCATCCCGCGCAGACCAACGTGGGCACGCGCGCGGCCGGGCTGGCCTGCGCGGTCGGCGCACTGGCGTGCTGGTCGGTGTATTCGATCAAGAATGCGCGCTGGCTCACGCGTCGTCCCGACATCTCCGGGCGCGACTGGTCGCTGCTCACCGGCGTGGTCACCAGCACGCTGACGCTGACCCTGGCGATCCCCGCGTTCGCGTTCGACCACGGACACGCTGCAGCCGAGTGGACACGCTTCTGGAGCGTGGCGATCGTGCTGGGCGTGTTCGCCTCGGTGATCGGCAACGCCTGCTGGAACCGCGCCAGCCGGCTACTGCCGCTGACCCTGGTCGGGCAGATGATCGTGTTCGAAACCGTGTTCGCGCTGCTCTACGGTTTCCTGTGGGAGGCGCGCTGGCCCACGCCCCTGGAATCCTTGGCGATCGCCTGCCTGCTCGGCGGCGTGCTGTGGTGCGCTTGGCTGCACGCGCCCCCGCAAGTGCGCAAGCCGGATGCAACCTTGGGTTAA